From the Candidatus Manganitrophaceae bacterium genome, the window TTCCTTCCCGGATGAGGTTCGACACCGCCGTGTTCACCGACATAATTTCCAGCGCGGCGCAGCGCTTTCCATCCACCGTCTTCAACAGGTTCTGGGCAATCACCCCTTTGAGCGACTCCGCCAACATCGCTCGGATCTGCTCCTGCTGGCCCGTCGGAAAGACATTGATGATCCGATCGATCGTTTTTGCCGCGCTGCTGGTGTGGAGTGTTCCATAAACGAGATGACCGGTCTCCGCCGCCGTGATCGCCAGCTCGATCGTCTCCAGGTCGCGCATCTCGCCGACCAGGATAATATCGGGATCTTCTCGAAGGGCTGCCCGCAGCGCGGTGGCAAACGATTTGGTATGTTTTCCCACCTCCCGTTGATTGATCAGACATTGCTGGCTGACATGGACGAATTCGATCGGGTCTTCAACCGTAAGGATATGCTCTTTTTGCGTTCGATTGATATGGTCGATCATCGCGGCGAGGGTGGTCGATTTTCCGCTTCCGGTCGCGCCGGTCACCAAGACCAGCCCTTTTTTAAGATGGGTGAATTTCAAAACCGATGGGGGAAGACCGAGCTGCTCGGTCGTCAAAATCTGCGTCGGGATCATCCGAAAGACGGCGGAGATGCCGAGGCGGCCGAAAAAAATATTGGCGCGAAAGCGCGCCTCCAGCGCAGGGACATCATAGGCAAAATCGATATCGCGGGTTTTTTCGAACTCCTGCTTCTGCGCGTCGTTCATGATTTCATGGAGCAGCGCCTGGTTCTCCGCATGGGTCATTTTTTTATCGTTGACCGGGACCAAGTCTCCCGCCGCCCGCATGAGGGGGGAATTTCCCGG encodes:
- a CDS encoding type IV pilus twitching motility protein PilT yields the protein MAQIDLLFKALREKKGSDLHLSPGNSPLMRAAGDLVPVNDKKMTHAENQALLHEIMNDAQKQEFEKTRDIDFAYDVPALEARFRANIFFGRLGISAVFRMIPTQILTTEQLGLPPSVLKFTHLKKGLVLVTGATGSGKSTTLAAMIDHINRTQKEHILTVEDPIEFVHVSQQCLINQREVGKHTKSFATALRAALREDPDIILVGEMRDLETIELAITAAETGHLVYGTLHTSSAAKTIDRIINVFPTGQQEQIRAMLAESLKGVIAQNLLKTVDGKRCAALEIMSVNTAVSNLIREGKTFQIPSIIQTGKGEGMQLMDQAIQALLAAKKITVEEAHKFAVNKALFPLPGQAAATQGAPARG